In Camelina sativa cultivar DH55 chromosome 13, Cs, whole genome shotgun sequence, the genomic window TTTCTTTGTCATCTAACTTATTCATATTTTGCAGTCTTGGATGGTAGAATGAAATAAACTTCGAATGAAGAATTTCCAGTCCCTCGAGTGGTGAAGAAGGTTTACACTGTgagtaataaaaataagaagGCAGATTCATAAATATCTGCTGATCTTCCTTTATGTGAGAAGAATTTTTTACTAAAGATCATCAGAAGAATATTGTGGGTAATGTTTGAAAGACACTTAGTCGCAAGAATGAGAAGCCGGAAGCTGTGGGAGAATATAAGAAGGGAAAGAGGCCAGCTGTTGCCATTGATGAACTTGAAGATATTTCTGAAAAAGTTGTTGCTCTTGATACTAAAATGGCTTCCGGTTCTGAAGATACATGAGATGATCCTCAACAACAGTTTGTCAGTAAAAGTCTTGATGCAACATTGACATCTCTTGGAGAGGCGTTTAAAAATTTGGATGGAGATACGACACAAGCAAAACGAGTGTCACAATTGGTGAAATCTCAAAAGTATCCATATGTTGGTAACTCTACTACGAAACGAGTAATCTCTTCCAATGTGTCTTATGATCATTTTAAGTCAGCTGAAGATGATAAGTTACAGAAACTTATGGATTTCCTGAAGCTTGATGAGTAAGTATTATCCTTATGATAattacattatgtttttttatttcctattAGTACTCATTAGCCTTATGATGTAAACATTTTTACAGGGAGGCACCTTTGCAAACTGGAAATCCAGATGTTAGATTTTATTGGCAGATTATGACACCAAGATTGGATTGGCCTAGTTTTAATTATGGATGGTTGAAAGACTATGTaagtatatacatatttgttttgattggcagttttttttgtattttttaaatacatattaGTGATGTTATGGTCATTTCTAATGTGGCTTTGCTTGTAATGTAGCACATGGGCGCTGCCATGACTATGTTCCGCAAAAGGTTCATTCGTGATCCTTCTCAGTACCCTAACCAATGCATAGCCTTCTTGGATCAAGATATACTCTCATCACTATTGAAAGATTACGACCAGTTTGCACTTTCACGAAGAAATTTCTTGTTCAGAGACATGTACTTGGAGCACTTCAGTTGTAGAGCTCCTGTTGACTCGCATACAAACAAGAAGTGGCACATTCATGTTGATCATTTATACGCTTGCCTTTTTGTCAACCACTATCATTGGGTGGATCTGGATATTGACTTGCTAGCTAAAACGATATACGTGTATGATAGCATTCCAACCTTGGTGAAggattttgatttggttaaagAATGCATTGCACTTAGGCGAATGATCCCTGCATTGTTAAGCCAAGCAATTCCTCCACAGGTTCGTAAGAAGAGCTATGTCATGCTAGAGGTGAAACGAGTGACACAAGATTTAACATTGAATGAAGATCCAGATGATTGTGGTGTGTTTGCTCTAAAGTACATTGAATGCTTGGCCCTTGGGATAAAATTTGATGGAATATACGATAGGAACATCCCGGAGATTCAGATAAAACTTGCATATGAGTTATTTGATGAAGTTGGTGAGGGTCTCGGTCATCATATTTCTAACACTTTGCCTCATGCTAAAGATTTTGTAATACCTCACCTCATTGATGAATCTCTCACTTCATTGATGAGTGAGggatagtttgtgtttttgtagaCTTATATGTGTGTActtatctcttatttttttcctttggttttAGTCCTTCACGTGAACGTGTCACTTGTTTTTTTATGGGTTCATTTCATACAATATAGTTTAACGATTGTTGAACTTGTATATGTGTACTTGTATCATTTCTAATGATTATGCCCTCTAAACAATGTTTTCCTCTAAACAATGAGAttgtcaaatttaaaaaaaatcaagagtgATTGTAGAAACTAATTGTTTCGAttaaaactgaaactgaaactctAGTTATTACATGTCTTTTGATTATGTCCTACTTGATTGCACTTACCACAAGTGTATTATTTTCttggctttttcttttccatcgCAATCTCCAATGCAGACTTCATTCTTGAATTCTTTGGCTTTCCAGGTCCGTTTTTAGGTATCGGTGGTAAAGAAACCTTGCTCACAACTTGTTAAGGAACTGGTGTAGCAAAATCTCTTGGCATGATGGCAGTTGCATAGGAATCACACAAGTAACTCCTACGAAAATAGAGATGACACATCGATATTCGAGATATTTTCCTCTTTTCACAAGCCGCAATCGCGTGTGCAAAAGGCAACTTCTCCAAGTCAAACCTGCAACATGTACAccttttatatttcaaatttacaaCGTGGAGAGATGATCCACCTGTAACTTGTACTTGATTAGCATCAATATCTTGAACAGTAGGTACCTTAGCATACTTTACAAGACtctttaaaacaacaaaaaaatattattagtttaacATATATACATGACTCTATTAGCAGTGAATGATCAATAAGATGAGAAAATATACCTGTAGAACTTTCTCGACACCACGTGTTAGAGATGTTGTCATTTTTAATGCATCATTCCTTCGATCTGAAAACCATCTAGTCATCATGGACCTAATTGTTTCTAACAGTTCCACAATAGGATAACTTCTAGCGTGTGACATTACCTTATTCATTGATCCTGCAATGTTGCTAGTAAGCAAGTTGTACCTATCACCAAGGAATTGTACACGTGTCCACAGTCGCACATCAGCTTGTACTAGGTAATTATGAAGTTTAGGATTCAAAGCTTCAATCTGATCAAAGATGGTCTGAAAATCAACTAGTCTGAAAGCATTCGTCACCTTCTTAACCAAACCAAATGCTTCTTGACCTTGAAATCGaaccaatatatttttgtacaaATGGTATGTACATATTCCTCGGCTTGACTTTGGATAAAACTCCTAAACTGCTTTTCCAATAGATTTGTGCCTATCAGAAATTATGGCAAGACTTTCGTCATCTGGTATCACACATCAGAGTTGCTTGAAAAATCAGTCCCATGATTCATCATTTTCTGTATCAACCATAGCAAACGCTATTGGAAATATCATGAAAATTGTCATCTTGAGTTGTTGTCGTCAGAAGTGTCcctttgtatttttcttgtaaaaatgTACCATCAACAACCAACACTTATCTCATGAATGGAAATCCATTCAAGCTTGCACCAAATGCTAAAAACAAGTACTTAAATCTATCAGCTTCATCAAGTTCAAGATGCGTATATGTTCCTGGATTTTCCCTCTTTGACATGTACAAGTAAGTATTTAGCTGCAAATAACCACTCTCTAGACTGCCCCTAACCAATTGACGAGCATGTCGTAGTGTGCAATACGCCTTCCAATTTCCATCTatgcaaaataaattattaaggATAAggttataaaaactaaaactgtgttaaaaatattaaatattaaccaaGCAATGTACCCTGATCCGAAAGCGGTTATTTAACTTTTCTGCAACGTGCATTAGTAATACCTTGGGCCCAAATCCACCAACGTAATCCTTGTACAACGCTCCAAGAATCTTATGATTTGCTTGTCGGGCACGTGAAGAACGCTCTGTCACTGAACATGTATGTTGTGAAATAAACACACGCACATGGAACTTTGGATTGTCTTTTAATGTTGTAGCTCTCACCCTCCACTTACATCCTTTTACCCAGTACTTGACAATTAGCAAAGATGTGtcaatttataaacaaaaaaattgaacttcTCTACTACGGTTAGTATCTGCAATTGTGTTTCCAAATGCTCCTTTGTTTCATAACATTGACCAACAACCAAATTCATAGAAGACAACTCCAACTTTGCATAATTATCATATTCCTTTTGAACTCGTCTTCTTATTTGGTTAAATAGCAGtaggtttttcttcttcttctggtggaatCCCATACAAGCTAAAATTTTTCAACATCAGAATCTGTTCCGTCAGAATCATCACAGTAATCAAATCTCATTTCTCCATTGTCAActtctgaatcttctttacTAATGTCTTCGTCAGCCAATTCAGTATCTCCTTCAACCAAAAAATTATCATCTCTGGCTTGTTTTCTTGATCCAATCCTAACTTTATTCGTCACTTCAACACAAAGTCGAAGGGTGTCGCTCTTCAATTGCCTTACAAAACCGTGAAACTGTCGAGAGTTGGTGATAAATACTGGTGGTGTATCACTTGgtaatttctttaaaaacacCTTCGAAATCTTGTAGCTCAACCTAATATCATATACTTTCTCATCCAAACTGTAATCTTCATACACCATTTGGATACAATCATCGTAACTCGTTTGCTTGTTACAGTCTAGAATTCGACAACCTCTCttattatcaacaacaaacaaccacTTGGCTTCATCATAGATCCATTTGCCACATACCACAATGACGTGATCCATGCGAAACccaacaaatcaaaaactcgTTTAGAAGATCgcaaaaggagagaagaagttATAATTTACCGtgaatccaaaaagaaaaaacaatgttCAATGAGTATAGGGGTGCCGTCGTGCCTTTCTAAGATGGCGAAAAAATATGCAAAACCCTAAGAATTTAATGTCTACGTGACATATATggaaattaaaatgaaaagtcTGTCACACCTATAATAAGTCTGTCTAATATAGCTGAACATATTCCCACATGAACAAGTCTGccattatttagttaaaaaaaaatctggaacTATGAAACAAGTCCGTCATtatttagttcaaaaaaaattgtaactatatactttaaaaaaactttcataACCAAAAAACTGTGTccatgaaacaaaaaatctgtcacaagtagtgttcaagaaagcggtctaggcggccgcttaggcgccgtctaggcgctaggcgctcagcagacgcctagatgaccgcctaacccgcttaaaattatatacattttgttttaatatttatttttgatttttaaattacatataattaaattattatgttttatatctatatatatgtaattataaacatttatatgttgttaatataacttaaataaatgttttttcttaccattgtttataatttataatttttttttatttttataacatatattttaatataattatatatataaaatgttttatgttgtaaacgcctaaaccgcttaaaaaccgtctaggccccgactaagcgttctaggtgctaggcgttgggtcaccgcccaaataccgcctagcgctttcttgaacaatgGTCACAACATTAAACAAATTTGTAAGGTCATTCTAGCAAtaattttttcctaaaataaaactgttaacaaacataatataaatatgtCATAACGTGCTTCAGAATGTAGGTCAAACTagcaattttgatttttgataaaaaaaaatctgctaTCTCTCGTAGGGCTGGGCACGGGACGGGTATCCTTGAATTTTCTCATACCCTTTACCCGACCCAAAGCGACCCTAAcgttaatagaaaaaaattactcgtactcgacccttaaataacgggtacccggaaaaaatagttgaccctttAAATACCCGACCCTTTACCCTTACCCGGAAAAATGAATATCCgataaaaaaattgtcaataattgcaataataatttcatattccaaaatccgaaaaggaaaaattcataaatttattcaatatataggtccaaaaattagaaaattacaaacttaaaaaataaaaataaaattttaattcaattggACGTCGTATATATCATTTCAGTTGGACTAAGTTGAACTTAGGCTTTAACTttaactctataatatatttataaattaataataaataataataatacaaaatattaaaggaTATTTACGGGTCGGGTACCAAAATGGGTAAAGGGACGAGTAATAGGACGgatattgaaaactaaactaataccctatactcgtctcttactcacgggtaatataattataataccctttactcgaccctaaagctgcgggtaccctTTTTTCGGAACGGGTAGGAGCCGAGTAACGGGTCGAATACGGGTAACGGATATTAGTGCCCATGCCTAATCTCTCGGCagatttttggtaaaattattaaaatctgttgtaactaaaacaaaatctgCTATCATTGAACGTTAaactagtaatttttttttatcaataaatcTGCCACtttacacatattttttttaaccaaaaaatctgCAACCACTAAAACAATAATTCGGCCACAAATTATAACAAACCGAACGAAATAATAACAAGTCTGTTGTGTCGTTAAAAACAAGTATGTCGTGTGGAAAAAA contains:
- the LOC104738215 gene encoding uncharacterized protein LOC104738215 — encoded protein: MTTSLTRGVEKVLQSLVKYAKVPTVQDIDANQVQVTGGSSLHVVNLKYKRCTCCRFDLEKLPFAHAIAACEKRKISRISMCHLYFRRSYLCDSYATAIMPRDFATPVP